One Rhizoctonia solani chromosome 3, complete sequence genomic region harbors:
- a CDS encoding E3 ubiquitin-protein ligase BRE1, giving the protein MSGYFTSRISGAPKRILYAHNEHSVVETAGMIARDMALHGYLEESAMVIAPIWNSAVQGYTDFSLAFVRNTLSNFGLDLIWKGANFVPPGLDKWESAFDVLKYKDELIEIQQRKYFCFGANPGHESGPNEVLGHCSWQVIRDMLMVWEDPDTHIMYLPSQRTELDALVRLEAYINQGLSNTPAVEEYRPCILGLELSLKYERSQLAHEFLGTIATQIAGAGPLANPILRDLALTPRIGHIVRNNSCLKHATRLNRSRAQTIAFETAQSIDSRFRWGEARPYAALSWEALLSEIEILESKAWNDEHEPYLPFFRPPASIEQITRVEQKLGVTLPQDYKEFLTISNGLGSFNRYDVAPLLSVDEIFWDTRYDGLKAEYRRFESDSLISQLPSLNRILQVTDTDEDQYLYWLLIEPSLIQEARESVGEDGPDEWLGATYAAWDPQLTHREHAMFAHYDSGLCINAPIHPQVSVIFTTSATKGYSDFTPNDIPFSDPKLQISFETKEMMEDTMILLRFNCPDADCDVIAQGWGDLKWHVKEKHDSILCDLCIRHKKIFAHEHTLYSPVTFSLHMPSVHTRRFSAQEKANASLPDIVHPMCQFCRECSFGDDELFAHLREHHEECFVCKREGVRDQYFRNYEQLEQHFKERHYPCTHPTCLEQKFVVFATQLDLQGHQVDVHGEQMSSRDRRDARRVDLAFSSGTRGGRGRGGRVQVNETTESRAREPPAQATTQPPPQPGPPPGRGSRRAAFGASLTVGGPSAQNGSPASQQGPPRPPPSRTPDPDVDPETLEQHNQFLSLLDLYASTNGATAIRGAIRSYKSNESSAKDMLTTIRTVLDDNMNAMSTLVNGLVPLFDEEKRGDILNAWNGMKIEQRDQFPSLTPTSLGSGFADIASGRVLNVKHSTRSSGSRAGSSSRSTGAVWDRVERVAAGLGGPTPALQSSAAPKPIKPNPFPPLGGGAGGGTSRSGASSSSTPWSGSATTQSSQHIIIAPARAPEPVKNNAGRPPPITSSSAFPELPSSSASRAAIPKMSGNQSLKRITGESPALGSVWGGGSENNTPTIEEPAPATNAGGKGKKKKGKETLFTLGSFPN; this is encoded by the exons ATGTCTGGCTATTTCACCTCGCGTATTTCAGGCGCGCCAAAACGCATCTTGTATGCACACAACGAACACAGTGTGGTCGAGACTGCCGGGATGATTGCTCGCGACATGGCATTGCATGGCTACCTTGAAGAATCAGCAATGGTCATCGCTCCCATCTGGAACTCGGCTGTCCAGGGTTATACAGACTTCTCACTTGCTTTTGTCCGAAATACTCTCTCTAACTTTGGTCTGGATTTAATCTGGAAGGGCGCAAATTTTGTTCCCCCAGGGCTTGATAAATGGGAGTCTGCATTCGATGTTTTGAAATACAAAGACGAGCTGATAGAGATACAACAACGAAAGTACTTCTGTTTCGGTGCAAACCCGGGACACGAATCGGGTCCCAATGAGGTGCTTGGTCATTGCTCCTGGCAGGTTATACGGGATATGTTAATGGTTTGGGAAGATCCAG ATACGCATATAATGTACCTTCCTTCTCAGAGGACGGAGCTTGATGCACTCGTGCGCCTGGAAGCGTATATCAACCAAGGACTATCAAACACCCCTGCAGTCGAGGAatacagaccatgtatactGGGACTCGAGCTATCTCTGAAATATGAAAGGTCCCAGTTAGCGCACGAGTTCCTTGGCACAATAGCTACTCAGATAGCGGGCGCAGGCCCCCTCGCAAACCCAATTCTTCGAGACCTTGCACTCACTCCTCGAATTGGCCATATAGTGCGCAACAATTCCTGCCTTAAGCACGCGACCAGACTCAATAGATCCAGGGCCCAAACAATTGCCTTTGAGACCGCTCAATCAATAGATTCAAGGTTTCGATGGGGAGAGGCTCGTCCTTATGCAGCCCTTTCTTGGGAAGCTTTACTCTCCGAGATCGAGATATTGGAATCCAAAGCATGGAACGATGAACATGAGCCGTATCTACCATTTTTCCGCCCGCCAGCAAGCATAGAGCAAATCACACGAGTTGAACAGAAATTAGGAGTCACACTACCACAAGACTACAAG GAATTCTTAACAATATCAAACGGTCTTGGTTCATTCAATCGATACGATGTTGCCCCGCTGCTATCGGTTGACGAGATATTTTGGGACACAAGATACGACGGACTCAAGGCCGAATATCGCCGGTTCGAGTCCGATTCACTCATTTCCCAACTCCCATCCTTAAATAGAATACTTCAAGTGACTGACACCGACGAGGACCAATACTTATACTGGTTGTTGATCGAACCCTCCCTTATTCAAGAGGCAAGAGAGTCAGTAGGGGAGGATGGACCTGACGAGTGGCTTGGGGCCACCTACGCTGCCTGGGACCCACAACTTACTCACCGTG AACATGCCATGTTTGCGCACTACGACTCCGGGCTTTGTATAAACGCACCGATT CATCCTCAAGTATCGGTTATATTCACAACGTCAGCGACAAAGGGTTACTCAGACTTTACGCCAAACGACATTCCATTTTCCGATCCTAAACTTCAAATATCTTTCGAAACGAAAGAAATGATGGAGGATACAATGATCCTACTCCGGTTCAATTGTCCTGACGCGGATTGCGATGTCATTGCTCAAGGCTGGGGCGACCTCAAATGGCACGTAAAAGAGAAACACGATTCGATACTGTG TGATCTGTGTATTCGTCACAAGAAAATCTTTGCCCATGAACACACGCTCTACTCCCCTGTCACGTTTAGTCTTCATATGCCATCGGTCCATACTCGCCGGTTCAGTGCTCAAGAAAAAGCTAACGCGAGTTTACCTGATATTGTCCATCCAATGTGTCAATTTTGTCGGGAATGCTCCTTTGGTGATGATGAACTCTTTGCGCATCTACGAGAGCATCACGAGGAATGCTTCGTCTGCAAGCGAGAAGGGGTCAGAGACCAATA CTTTCGTAATTATGAGCAGCTTGAACAACATTTCAAAGAGCGACATTATCCCTGCACCCATCCCACATGCCTCGAGCAAAAGTTTGTCGTATTCGCCACTCAACTCGATCTTCAGGGCCATCAGGTGGATGTCCATGGAGAACAAATGTCGAGTCGGGATCGGCGAGATGCACGTCGTGTTGATCTTGCTTTTAGCTCCGGAACTCGAGGTGGTAGAGGTCGAGGCGGCCGGGTGCAAGTGAATGAAACAACCGAAAGCAGAGCAAGAGAGCCTCCAGCACAAGCTACGACCCAACCACCTCCGCAACCAGGTCCCCCTCCAGGTCGAGGAAGTCGACGTGCTGCATTCGGCGCCTCTTTAACGGTCGGAGGGCCTAGTGCACAAAATGGATCACCGGCTTCTCAACAGGGGCCACCTCGACCCCCTCCTTCACGGACACCTGATCCTGATGTTGATCCCGAGACATTAGA GCAACACAATCAATTCCTCAGTCTTTTGGATTTGTATGCGTCCACAAACGGCGCAACAGCGATTCGAGGCGCGATTAGATCGTACAAATCGAATGAATCGAGCGCAAAGGACATGCTTACAACCATTCGTACCGTGTTGGACGATAACATGAACGCAATGTCAACTTTAGTCAACGGTCTGGTTCCTCTATTTGACGAAGAAAAACGTGGTGATATCCTCAATGCATGGAATGGCATGAAGATCGAG CAACGAGATCAATTCCCATCTCTTACACCTACCTCTCTTGGATCTGGTTTTGCTGATATCGCAAGTGGCCGGGTTTTAAACGTCAAGCATTCAACTCGATCATCTGGTTCCCGAGCGGGCTCATCATCTCGTTCTACTGGTGCAGTATGGGACCGTGTCGAACGGGTTGCAGCTGGGCTCGGTGGGCCTACTCCCGCATTGCAATCCAGTGCCGCTCCCAAGCCTATCAAGCCGAATCCTTTCCCTCCGCTTGGTGGTGGTGCCGGTGGTGGTACTTCGCGGTCCGGTGCCTCGAGCTCGTCTACTCCATGGAGTGGCAGTGCGACGACACAAAGTTCACAACACATTATTATAGCACCTGCAAGAGCGCCCGAGCCGGTGAAGAATAATGCAGGAAGGCCCCCACCTATAACCAGCTCGAGTGCGTTCCCTGAACTTCCGAGCTCATCTGCCTCGAGAGCTGCGATCCCGAAGATGAGCGGAAACCAATCTTTGAAGAGGATCACTGGCGAATCTCCTGCTCTCGGTAGTGTATGGGGTGGAGGCTCAGAGAACAACACTCCTACAATCGAAGAACCGGCGCCTGCAACGAATGCTGGCGGGaaagggaagaagaagaaaggaaAGGAAACGTTATTCACATTGGGCTCGTTCCCTAACTAA
- a CDS encoding D-serine dehydratase has translation MSRKHHSHGHHINLFTPGLPPQTLTPHAYINLPDKEALVSEFRGKSLTHLRTPALVIDRATFAENCARMHQRALKLGTGFRAHVKTHKTAEGIRLQLKSSASETHSVVVSTLTEAWGILHAGLVADGTVNDILYGLPISPAKIADLHMFRTALSTYGAVLRLMVDHPYQVRALEAFDREHPTTNPSLSRWNIFIKLDVGTNPSSRRAGVTPLSTELNGLLDTCIPSASVSVHGFYAHAGHSYASTSQDQAASNLHTELSAVNAAAGQAIPKYHAHGLPEPAFVLSVGATPTAHAVSGDNIQVPNPLNGAIELHAGNYPMLDSQQLATNLVRDEDVSQRVLASIASYYTGRGDGDEAMCDVGAIGMSKDSGPIPGFGKVVNILREGERIVWRPRETGWTLGRISQEHGILTRTNKCAPEEEHDILRLGDVVAIVGQHACLTAAGHPWYYIVDSKDESKGSKVVDVWVPWKGW, from the exons ATGTCTCGAAAGCACCACTCACATGGTCACCATATCAATCTCTTCACACCCGGGCTGCCCCCTCAAACCCTAACACCGCATGCATACATCAATCTCCCAGACAAAGAGGCTCTCGTTTCTGAATTTAGAGGAAAATCCCTTACTCATTTACGGACACCGGCACTCGTAATCGACCGAGCAACATTTGCAGAAAACTGTGCTCGGATGCACCAGAGAGCCCTCAAGTTAGGCACCGGGTTTCGCGCACATGTGAAAACGCACAAG ACTGCTGAAGGCATCCGTCTGCAACTCAAGTCGTCCGCTTCGGAGACTCATTCTGTCGTCGTTTCCACTCTTACGGAGGCTTGGGGTATCTTGCATGCCGGGCTCGTTGCGGATGGCACTGTCAACGAT ATTTTGTACGGTCTTCCGATATCACCGGCGAAAATAGCAGACCTCCACATGTTCCGAACGGCTTTATCCACCTACGGGGCCGTCCTTCGACTAATGGTAGACCACCCATACCAAGTCCGAGCTCTGGAAGCCTTCGATCGCGAGCACCCGACCACAAACCCATCACTCTCACGATGGAACATATTTATCAAGCTAGACGTTGGCACAAA CCCATCGTCCAGACGAGCAGGTGTAACACCACTCTCTACAGAACTCAACGGACTCCTGGATACGTGTATTCCTTCCGCCTCTGTCTCTGTCCACGGGTTCTATGCGCACGCAGGCCACTCGTACGCATCGACATCCCAAGATCAAGCCGCTTCGAACTTGCACACAGAGTTGTCAGCTGTAAATGCCGCGGCGGGGCAAGCGATTCCCAAATACCACGCACACGGATTACCTGAGCCGGCGTTTGTACTCTCGGTAGGCGCAACGCCCACCGCGCACGCCGTGTCGGGGGATAACATCCAAGTTCCTAACCCACTGAACGGTGCAATCGAACTACATGCCGGAAATTACCCTATGTTGGATTCTCAGCAATTGGCGACTAACTTGGTCAGGGACGAAGACGTATCTCAACGCGTTCTTGCAAGTATTGCGTCTTACTATACGGGTCGTGGGGATGGCGATGAAGCCATGTGCGATGTCGGTGCAATTGGCATGAGCAAGGATAGCGGGCCAATCCCTGGGTTTGGAAAGGTGGTGAACATTTTGCGAGAAGGCGAAAGGATCGTATGGAGGCCGCGGGAAACGGGATGGACGCTTGGGAGGATTAGCCAAGAACATGGTATACTAACCAGAACCAACAAGTGTGCCCCGGAGGAAGAGCATGATATCCTGAGGCTTGGGGATGTAGTGG CGATCGTCGGCCAACATGCCTGCCTTACCGCAGCCGGACACCCGTGGTACTACATTGTCGACTCAAAGGACGAGAGTAAGGGTAGCAAAGTCGTCGATGTCTGGGTTCCTTGGAAAGGCTGGTAA